The Lagopus muta isolate bLagMut1 chromosome 35 unlocalized genomic scaffold, bLagMut1 primary SUPER_35_unloc_4, whole genome shotgun sequence region CAGGGCTAGCACCAGGTGCAGCACGGAGCCGCCCTGGATCTTGTAGTCGGCCGCCGTCTTCTCGTCGTTCCTTGAAGGGGCGGAGCCAAGAGGTGGGGGCGGGGCCTCTCAGGCAAGCCACGCCCCCTCCGCATCCCCTTTCTGCTCCAATCCGAATTTCAACTGCAAGCCTAAACCAGCTGCACCCGTACCACCCCAAAACCGACACCTAATGGCGACGCTGCCACTTTAAGACTCCACCACCCCCAGCTGCTCCCCCCCTCCCGCACCCCTACGAAACCCTCAAGCCACGCCCACCCCGCCTTCAAACCACGCCCATCGCCGACCGCCACGCCCCGCCCACTTTCCACCCGTGCCGTAGGAGCCACGCTGAGGCCACGCCCCCTGTCACCCCGCCCACCATCCCTCGAAGCCCCCGCCCCCCGCCAATCAACGCGCCCTATTTCCGCCCTACGCCCCGCCCACTCCGCCCCGAGCCCCTGCCCTTTACATCTGCTTCCCGCTGTAGATGAGCCGCTGCTGCTGGGGCGGgatcccttccttctcctccacgCGCTCCTTGATGCGCTCCACCTGCGCAGAGCATTATTATGGGATGGAGGgacccccacctccccacccgCCCCCCGCAGACCCCCGGTGCCGCACTTTGTCGGTGGGTTCGATGTCGATCTCGATCTCTTTCCCGGTCAGcgtctg contains the following coding sequences:
- the NEDD8 gene encoding NEDD8, which codes for MLIKVKTLTGKEIEIDIEPTDKVERIKERVEEKEGIPPQQQRLIYSGKQMNDEKTAADYKIQGGSVLHLVLALRGGGARQGEGRG